A genomic region of Ficedula albicollis isolate OC2 chromosome 12, FicAlb1.5, whole genome shotgun sequence contains the following coding sequences:
- the LRRN1 gene encoding leucine-rich repeat neuronal protein 1, with protein MAKVRVVLTVCQLVLELLMNSLTESSIQSNECPQLCVCEIRPWFTPQSTYREATTVDCNDLRLTKIPSNLSSDTQVLLLQSNNIAKTTDELQQLFNLTELDFSQNNFTSIRDVGLSNLTQLTTLHLEENQITEMTDYCLQDLCNLQELYINHNQISSISANAFSGLKNLLRLHLNSNKLKVIDSRWFDSTPNLEILMIGENPVIGILDMNFKPLSNLRSLVLAGMYLTDIPGNALVGLDSLESLSFYDNKLIKVPQLALEKVPNLKFLDLNKNPIHKIQEGDFKNMLRLKELGINNMGELVSVDRYALDNLPELTKLEATNNPKLSYIHRLAFRNVPALESLMLNNNALNAVYQKTVESLPNLREISIHSNPLRCDCVIHWINSNKTNIRFMEPLSMFCAMPPEYRGQQVKEVLIQDSNEQCLPMISHETFPNHLNLDIGMTVFLDCRAMAEPEPEIYWVTPLGNKVTVESLSDKYKLSSEGTLEISNIQVEDSGRYTCVAQNVEGADTRVATIRVNGTLLDGTQVLKIYVKQAESHSILVSWKVNSNVMTSNLKWSSATMKIDNPHITYTARVPVDVHEYNLTHLQPSTDYEVCLTVSNIHQQTQRSCVNVTTKNAAFALDISDQETSTALAAVMGSMFAVISLASVSVYIAKRFKRKNYHHSLKKYMQKTSSIPLNELYPPLINLWEGDSEKDKDGSAETKPTQVDTSRSYYMW; from the coding sequence ATGGCAAAGGTTAGAGTTGTTTTAACTGTGTGCCAGTTGGTGCTAGAATTGTTAATGAATTCATTAACTGAGTCTTCCATACAGAGCAACGAATGTCCACAGCTTTGTGTCTGTGAAATCAGGCCCTGGTTTACACCACAGTCAACGTACAGGGAAGCCACCACAGTTGACTGCAACGACCTCCGGTTAACAAAAATCCCCAGCAACCTCTCCAGTGACACTCAAGTCCTTCTGTTACAAAGCAACAACATTGCAAAGACCACAGACGAACTCCAGCAGCTCTTCAATTTAACAGAATTGGATTTTTCACAAAATAACTTCACAAGTATCAGAGATGTGGGGCTCTCCAATCTCACTCAGCTTACCACTTTGCACCTGGAGGAGAACCAGATCACGGAGATGACTGACTACTGCCTGCAAGACCTCTGCAATCTGCAGGAGCTCTACATAAACCACAACCAgatcagcagcatttctgcaaacGCATTCTCTGGCCTGAAAAACCTTCTGAGATTACACCTCAACTCCAACAAATTAAAGGTCATTGACAGCCGTTGGTTTGATTCTACTCCCAACTTAGAAATTCTCATGATTGGAGAAAACCCAGTGATTGGAATACTTGATATGAATTTCAAACCACTCTCAAACTTAAGGAGTCTAGTTTTGGCAGGTATGTACCTCACAGACATTCCAGGCAATGCCTTGGTAGGCTTGGATAGTCTTGAAAGTCTTTCTTTTTATGACAACAAATTGATAAAAGTTCCTCAGCTTGCACTTGAGAAAGTTCCCAATTTAAAATTCCTGGATCTCAACAAAAATCCAATTCATAAAATTCAAGAAGgggattttaaaaacatgctcAGATTGAAAGAGCTTGGGATCAACAACATGGGAGAACTCGTGTCTGTGGATAGGTACGCGCTGGACAACCTGCCTGAACTCACAAAGCTGGAAGCCACCAACAACCCCAAGCTGTCCTACATCCATCGCCTGGCGTTCCGCAAcgtccctgccctggagagccTGATGCTCAACAACAACGCCTTGAATGCAGTCTACCAAAAGACAGTGGAATCCCTCCCAAACCTGCGTGAGATCAGCATCCACAGCAACCCGCTCAGGTGCGACTGCGTCATCCACTGGATCAACTCCAACAAAACCAACATCCGCTTCATGGAGCCCCTCTCCATGTTCTGTGCAATGCCGCCAGAGTACCGGGGACAGCAGGTGAAGGAAGTGCTGATACAGGACTCAAACGAACAATGTCTTCCAATGATCTCTCACGAGACCTTTCCCAATCACTTAAACCTGGACATCGGCATGACGGTGTTTTTAGATTGCCGGGCCATGGCAGAACCTGAGCCAGAAATCTACTGGGTCACTCCTCTGGGCAATAAAGTCACCGTGGAAAGCCTTTCTGACAAATACAAGCTGAGCAGTGAGGGCACCTTGGAGATCTCCAACATCCAGGTTGAGGACTCCGGGAGATACACCTGTGTCGCTCAAAACGTCGAAGGGGCTGACACGAGGGTCGCTACCATCCGGGTGAACGGAACGCTCCTGGATGGCACCCAGGTTCTCAAGATCTACGTCAAACAAGCTGAATCCCATTCCATCCTGGTTTCTTGGAAAGTCAATTCCAACGTCATGACCTCCAATTTAAAATGGTCGTCGGCCACCATGAAGATTGACAACCCTCACATCACCTACACCGCCAGGGTCCCGGTGGATGTCCACGAATACAACCTCACGCATTTACAACCCTCCACGGATTATGAAGTGTGTCTGACAGTGTCCAACATCCATCAGCAAACACAGAGATCCTGTGTCAACGTCACGACCAAAAACGCGGCTTTTGCGCTGGATATCTCCGACCAGGAAACCAGCACGGCCCTGGCAGCGGTGATGGGATCCATGTTCGCTGTCATCAGCCTCGCCTCCGTCTCCGTTTACATTGCAAAAAGGTTTAAGAGAAAAAACTACCACCACTCattgaaaaaatatatgcaaaagaCCTCTTCAATCCCCCTGAACGAGCTCTACCCTCCACTTATTAATCTCTGGGAAGGTGACAGTGAAAAGGACAAGGATGGCTCTGCAGAGACCAAGCCGACCCAAGTCGACACATCCAGAAGCTATTACATGTGGTAA